From the genome of Muricauda sp. SCSIO 64092, one region includes:
- a CDS encoding family 43 glycosylhydrolase — MKHNIVIISLSLVFLACSQKKGEEVPKPIYIDPNYQGSCDPEIVFDPSSDTYFIYYTARRSGKQNTFLQTPIGVASSKDLANWRFEGYCQFDGAHDSKDAKATFWAPAIITTKDSLHMFATFKPDTLTVKGPWGGRGSIVHYTTSLNSPVTGWKKRKVMHADTLSTLDASTYWVGDTAHLWFMAKSAKYRNQDYTLIHQTTKDFKNWKTIDQPLGDVYHTQVTGIGYEEAPYIFRWKGSYWLITDPHQGFAVYHSKDASRWEFQGHILKKPGKGKMDTARARHGSVLVKDSRAFLFYHVEYKREYDGKPIYEQPLENRTSALQMVELKLADGTLNADRDKKISL; from the coding sequence ATGAAGCATAACATTGTTATCATATCCCTTTCTTTGGTGTTTTTGGCATGTTCCCAAAAAAAAGGGGAGGAGGTCCCTAAACCGATTTATATAGACCCCAACTATCAAGGTTCGTGTGACCCTGAGATTGTATTCGATCCCTCTTCCGACACCTATTTTATTTACTATACTGCTCGGCGCTCAGGTAAACAGAATACGTTTTTACAGACCCCTATAGGTGTTGCTTCATCCAAGGACTTGGCAAATTGGAGATTTGAAGGGTACTGTCAATTTGATGGAGCGCATGATTCCAAAGATGCCAAAGCTACCTTTTGGGCACCGGCAATTATAACTACCAAGGACAGTTTGCATATGTTCGCCACCTTTAAACCTGATACGCTTACGGTTAAAGGGCCATGGGGAGGGCGAGGTTCCATTGTGCATTACACCACCTCCCTGAACAGTCCCGTAACGGGCTGGAAGAAAAGGAAGGTCATGCATGCTGACACACTTAGCACTTTGGATGCATCAACCTATTGGGTAGGGGATACGGCCCATCTGTGGTTTATGGCCAAGAGTGCAAAGTACCGGAATCAGGATTATACGCTCATACACCAGACCACAAAAGATTTTAAAAACTGGAAAACCATCGATCAACCCCTGGGCGATGTTTACCATACCCAAGTAACGGGAATTGGTTATGAAGAAGCACCGTATATATTTCGGTGGAAGGGCAGTTATTGGCTTATAACCGACCCACACCAGGGCTTTGCCGTGTATCATAGCAAAGATGCCTCAAGGTGGGAATTTCAGGGGCATATCCTTAAAAAACCGGGTAAAGGAAAAATGGATACTGCCCGCGCGAGACATGGCAGCGTACTTGTAAAGGATAGTCGCGCTTTCTTATTCTATCATGTGGAATACAAACGGGAATATGATGGCAAACCTATTTATGAACAGCCTCTCGAAAATCGAACCAGTGCACTGCAAATGGTAGAGTTAAAACTCGCCGACGGTACATTAAACGCTGATCGGGACAAAAAAATAAGCCTTTAG